The Paraburkholderia sp. ZP32-5 genome includes a window with the following:
- a CDS encoding YbdK family carboxylate-amine ligase, translated as MSLEPFINSKPFTFGVELEMQIVNTHDYDLTKAGTDLLRLIKDEKIPGNITPEITESMIELSTGICTSHEQAVADLRKIRDTLVSAADHLNVGLCGGGTHAFQQWSERQIVDTPRFQYLSELYGYLAKQFTVFGQHVHIGCPDPNSALYLLHSMSRFIPHFIALSASSPFVQGVDTGFHSARLNSVFAFPLSGRAPFVLTWDSFEEYFSKMVHTGVVNSMKDFYWDIRPKPGFGTIEVRVMDTPFSVDRAAAIACYIQTLARHLLLDKPITPKEDDYLVYTFNRFEACRFGLEGTCINPQTGERKTISEDILETLELIAPHAEALGSANALAEIGAIARGQVNDATWLRSVFAQEKSLHEAVRQQCLQWRA; from the coding sequence ATGTCACTCGAACCCTTCATCAATTCGAAACCGTTCACCTTCGGTGTCGAACTGGAGATGCAGATCGTCAATACGCACGACTATGATCTGACCAAGGCCGGCACCGATCTGCTGCGCCTCATCAAGGACGAAAAAATCCCCGGCAATATCACGCCGGAAATCACCGAAAGCATGATCGAGCTGTCCACCGGCATCTGCACGTCGCACGAGCAGGCGGTCGCCGATCTGCGCAAGATTCGCGACACGCTGGTGTCCGCGGCCGACCACCTGAACGTCGGTTTGTGCGGCGGCGGCACGCATGCGTTCCAGCAATGGAGCGAGCGGCAGATCGTCGATACGCCGCGTTTTCAGTATCTTTCCGAGCTGTACGGCTATCTCGCGAAGCAGTTCACGGTGTTCGGCCAGCATGTGCATATCGGCTGCCCGGATCCGAACAGCGCGCTGTATCTGCTGCATTCGATGTCGCGCTTCATTCCGCATTTCATCGCGTTGTCCGCTTCGTCGCCGTTCGTGCAGGGTGTCGATACCGGTTTTCATTCGGCGCGGCTCAATTCGGTATTTGCTTTTCCGTTGTCCGGTCGCGCGCCGTTCGTGCTGACGTGGGACAGCTTCGAGGAATATTTCTCGAAGATGGTGCACACCGGCGTGGTCAACAGCATGAAGGATTTTTACTGGGACATCCGTCCGAAGCCCGGTTTCGGCACGATCGAAGTACGCGTGATGGACACGCCGTTTTCAGTGGACCGCGCTGCGGCGATTGCCTGCTACATTCAGACGCTCGCGCGCCATCTGCTGCTCGACAAGCCGATCACGCCGAAGGAAGACGACTATCTCGTCTATACCTTTAATCGCTTCGAAGCATGCCGTTTCGGGCTCGAGGGCACCTGCATCAATCCGCAAACGGGCGAGCGCAAGACGATTTCGGAAGACATCCTGGAGACGCTCGAACTGATCGCGCCGCATGCCGAGGCGCTGGGTTCGGCCAACGCGCTTGCCGAAATCGGCGCCATCGCGCGCGGTCAGGTCAACGACGCGACCTGGCTGCGCAGCGTGTTCGCGCAGGAAAAGTCCTTGCACGAAGCGGTGCGGCAGCAGTGTCTGCAGTGGCGCGCTTAG
- a CDS encoding GTP-binding protein, with amino-acid sequence MNQPLLPVTVLSGFLGAGKTTLLNHILANRGGMRVAVIVNDLASVNIDSTLVRNAAALSHVDEQLVELSNGCICCTLRDDLLNEVRRLASEKRFDALLIESTGVAEPMPIAETFAFVDDDGASLSELARLDTMVTVVDAFNFLRDYGSADALAERGIAATEEDDRTIVELLIEQIEFCDVLVVNKADLVSADELARLQRILARINPRAVQVVSRFGEVPLDQVLNTGRFDMDEASGAPGWLASLEHEHEHEDQHGEAGSGDGHAHRSEADEYGIGNFVYRARRPFHPQRLWELLHQEWKGVLRSKGFFWLATRNDIAGSLSQAGGACRHGPAGMWWAAQDRSEWPQGDDELTAEIAADWYGDQDDMSIGDRRQELVLIGVDIDPALWRAKFDACLVTDAEYALGPQGWQQLTDPFPAWDFDEDDHDHDHGHHDHDHGDDCEHCGHGHGEIVHRHD; translated from the coding sequence ATGAACCAGCCGCTATTGCCCGTCACCGTGCTCTCCGGTTTTCTGGGCGCCGGCAAGACCACGCTCCTGAACCATATCCTCGCGAATCGCGGCGGCATGCGCGTCGCGGTGATCGTCAACGATCTCGCCTCCGTCAATATCGATTCGACGCTCGTGCGCAATGCCGCCGCGCTGTCGCATGTCGATGAGCAACTCGTCGAGCTGTCGAACGGTTGCATCTGCTGCACGCTGCGCGACGATCTGCTGAACGAGGTCCGCCGCCTCGCGAGTGAAAAGCGCTTCGACGCGCTGCTGATCGAATCGACCGGTGTCGCCGAGCCGATGCCGATCGCCGAGACCTTCGCTTTCGTCGACGACGACGGTGCGTCGCTCTCCGAACTCGCGCGGCTCGACACAATGGTCACCGTTGTCGACGCATTCAACTTCCTGCGCGATTACGGCTCGGCCGATGCGCTGGCTGAACGCGGCATCGCGGCAACCGAAGAAGACGATCGCACGATCGTCGAATTGCTGATTGAGCAGATCGAATTCTGCGACGTGCTCGTCGTGAACAAAGCCGACCTCGTCAGCGCCGATGAGCTCGCGCGTTTGCAACGCATCCTCGCGCGCATCAATCCGCGCGCGGTACAGGTGGTCAGCCGTTTCGGCGAGGTGCCGCTCGACCAGGTGCTCAACACCGGCCGCTTCGATATGGACGAAGCGTCGGGCGCGCCCGGCTGGCTCGCGTCGCTCGAACATGAGCACGAGCATGAAGATCAGCACGGTGAAGCCGGCAGCGGCGACGGTCACGCGCATCGCAGCGAAGCGGATGAATACGGGATCGGCAATTTCGTTTATCGCGCGCGCCGGCCGTTTCATCCGCAGCGATTGTGGGAATTGCTGCATCAGGAATGGAAGGGCGTGCTGCGCAGCAAGGGCTTTTTCTGGCTCGCGACGCGCAATGACATCGCCGGTTCGTTGTCGCAAGCGGGCGGTGCCTGCCGGCATGGTCCGGCGGGTATGTGGTGGGCCGCGCAGGATCGCAGCGAATGGCCGCAAGGCGATGACGAACTGACCGCCGAAATCGCCGCAGACTGGTACGGCGATCAGGACGATATGAGTATCGGCGACCGTCGCCAGGAACTCGTGCTGATCGGCGTCGATATCGATCCGGCGCTGTGGCGCGCGAAATTCGACGCATGCCTCGTCACCGACGCCGAATACGCGCTCGGCCCGCAAGGCTGGCAACAGCTCACCGACCCGTTCCCGGCGTGGGACTTCGACGAAGACGATCACGATCACGACCATGGTCATCATGATCACGATCACGGTGACGACTGCGAGCATTGCGGGCACGGTCATGGCGAGATCGTGCATCGTCACGACTAA
- the gspD gene encoding type II secretion system secretin GspD, giving the protein MALRRVATALLVAGLVTAQTAQADVTLNFVNADIDQVAKAIGAATGKTIIVDPRVKGQLNLVSENSVPEDQALKTLQSALRMQGFALVQDHGVLKVVPEADAKLQGVPTYVGNTPTARGDQVVTQVFTLRNESANNLLPILRPLISPNNTVAAYPANNTIIVTDYADNVRRIAQIIAGVDSAAGQSVAVVPLKNANAIDIAQQMGKMLDPGSIGSTDATLKVSISSDPRTNSLLIRASNPARLASAKELAKQLDMPTTMPGNIHVVPLRNADATKLARTLRSMLGKGGGGDSGSSASSNDANSFNQNGSGGGGGLGGGTSTGASGTPPLPSGGLGGGSSISSPLSGGSGGSNGNNDGFGNDKGKSDTDQGGGMITADPATNSLIITAAEPVYRNLRAVIDQLDARRAQVYIEALVVELNSNTNANLGIQWQIANNSLFAGTNLQAPGSAANSIINLTAAAAVGSATGGAGLAGALAGATGGQALQQGLNVGWIHNIFGVQGLGALLQALSQTSDANVLSTPNLITLDNEEAKIVVGTNVPIQTGSYSNLASGNTSAAFNTFDRVDVGLTLHVKPQITDGGILKLQLYTEDSAIVTGTNNATTNPSGPEFTTRSIQSTVLCDNGEIIVLGGLMQDNYQVSNSKVPLLGDIPWLGQLFRSEQKTRAKTNLMVFLRPVIISDRGTAEAVTSNRYDYIQGVQGAYKSDNNLIKDRDDPVVPPMPLGPSQGADPALNLFDLNQMRRQQAAPQQAPQQIQPRTVEPAQQAVPQTVQPQQQVTPQTMPQAVTVGPAISTVPSTVSPGARP; this is encoded by the coding sequence ATGGCTTTGCGTCGCGTGGCAACGGCGCTGCTGGTGGCTGGCCTGGTCACCGCGCAGACAGCACAGGCAGATGTGACACTGAATTTCGTGAACGCTGACATCGACCAGGTCGCCAAGGCGATCGGCGCTGCTACCGGCAAGACGATCATCGTCGATCCGCGAGTGAAGGGGCAGCTGAACCTCGTCTCCGAAAACAGTGTCCCTGAAGATCAGGCTCTGAAGACTTTGCAGTCCGCGCTGCGCATGCAGGGCTTCGCGCTGGTGCAGGATCATGGCGTGTTGAAGGTCGTGCCGGAGGCGGATGCCAAGCTGCAAGGCGTGCCGACCTACGTCGGTAATACGCCGACCGCGCGCGGCGACCAGGTGGTCACGCAGGTCTTCACACTAAGGAACGAATCGGCCAACAACCTGTTGCCGATCCTGCGTCCGCTGATTTCTCCGAACAATACCGTTGCGGCCTACCCGGCCAACAACACGATCATCGTGACCGATTACGCCGACAACGTGCGGCGAATCGCGCAGATCATCGCGGGTGTCGATAGCGCAGCGGGTCAGTCCGTCGCGGTCGTGCCGCTGAAGAATGCGAACGCGATCGATATCGCCCAGCAGATGGGCAAGATGCTCGACCCGGGCTCGATCGGCAGCACCGACGCGACGCTGAAGGTCTCGATCTCGTCCGATCCGCGCACCAACTCGCTATTGATCCGCGCGTCGAATCCCGCGCGTCTCGCGTCCGCGAAGGAACTCGCGAAGCAGCTCGACATGCCGACCACGATGCCGGGCAATATCCACGTCGTGCCGTTGCGCAACGCGGATGCGACGAAGCTCGCGCGCACGCTGCGCAGCATGCTCGGCAAGGGCGGCGGTGGCGACAGCGGCTCGTCGGCCAGCTCGAACGACGCCAATTCGTTCAACCAGAATGGCAGTGGTGGCGGTGGCGGTCTGGGTGGCGGCACTTCGACGGGCGCGTCCGGTACGCCGCCGCTGCCGTCGGGCGGTCTTGGCGGCGGCTCGTCGATTTCCTCGCCATTGAGCGGCGGATCCGGCGGCTCGAACGGCAATAACGACGGCTTCGGCAACGACAAAGGCAAGAGCGACACCGACCAGGGCGGCGGCATGATCACCGCCGACCCCGCGACCAACTCGCTGATCATCACCGCGGCCGAACCGGTCTATCGCAATCTGCGCGCGGTGATCGACCAGCTCGACGCGCGTCGCGCACAGGTTTATATCGAGGCGCTGGTCGTCGAGCTGAATTCGAACACGAATGCGAACCTTGGTATCCAGTGGCAGATCGCGAATAACTCGCTGTTTGCCGGCACCAATCTGCAGGCACCGGGCAGTGCCGCCAACAGCATCATCAATCTGACTGCGGCGGCGGCGGTTGGCAGCGCGACCGGCGGCGCCGGCCTCGCCGGGGCACTCGCGGGCGCGACTGGCGGCCAGGCGTTGCAACAAGGCCTGAACGTCGGCTGGATTCACAACATTTTCGGTGTGCAGGGACTCGGCGCGCTGCTGCAGGCGCTGTCGCAGACTTCCGACGCGAACGTGCTGTCCACGCCTAACCTGATTACGCTGGACAACGAAGAGGCGAAGATCGTCGTCGGTACCAACGTGCCGATCCAGACCGGTTCGTACTCGAACCTCGCGAGCGGTAACACGAGCGCGGCGTTCAACACGTTCGACCGCGTCGATGTCGGTCTGACGCTGCACGTGAAGCCGCAGATCACCGACGGCGGCATCCTGAAGCTGCAGCTCTATACCGAAGACTCGGCGATCGTGACCGGTACGAACAACGCGACGACGAACCCGTCGGGCCCTGAATTCACGACGCGTTCGATCCAGTCGACCGTGCTGTGCGATAACGGCGAAATCATCGTGCTCGGTGGCCTGATGCAGGACAACTATCAGGTCAGCAACAGCAAGGTGCCACTGCTCGGCGACATTCCGTGGCTCGGCCAGCTGTTCCGCTCGGAACAGAAGACGCGCGCCAAGACCAACCTGATGGTGTTCCTGCGCCCGGTCATCATCAGCGACCGCGGCACCGCTGAAGCCGTCACGTCGAACCGCTACGACTACATCCAGGGTGTGCAGGGCGCGTACAAGTCGGATAACAATCTGATCAAGGATCGCGACGATCCGGTCGTGCCGCCGATGCCGCTCGGCCCGAGCCAGGGTGCGGACCCGGCGCTGAATCTGTTCGATCTGAACCAGATGCGTCGTCAGCAGGCTGCACCGCAGCAGGCACCACAGCAAATCCAGCCGCGGACCGTCGAACCGGCTCAGCAGGCCGTGCCGCAAACGGTGCAGCCGCAACAGCAGGTGACGCCGCAGACTATGCCGCAGGCGGTCACCGTCGGCCCGGCTATCAGCACGGTGCCTAGCACTGTTTCACCGGGAGCGCGTCCGTGA
- the mnmC gene encoding bifunctional tRNA (5-methylaminomethyl-2-thiouridine)(34)-methyltransferase MnmD/FAD-dependent 5-carboxymethylaminomethyl-2-thiouridine(34) oxidoreductase MnmC, whose protein sequence is MTDPLIPAVVAFRDNGSPFSPLYDDIYHSAVGALEQAHYVFLRGNGLPERWQGRRAFTVLETGFGIGINFLVTWAAWRADPSRGERLHFVSTEKHPFSATDLRQLHAATLSDPLIASLADTLATAWPMLVPGTHRLEFDDGRVVLTLIFGDGTETLPTLRLRADAFYLDGFSPAKNPDLWSPTIFKSLARVAGEDATFATYSSAGDVKRALTQCGFEYRKVNGFGWKRAMLVGRFAPRWRVRRYEPPAPFAHDERHAVVIGAGLAGCAIIERLAARGWRVTSLERHASVAQDASGNPAGVFHPMISRDDSVASRVTRAGFLYALNRWAALERAGHRLTRGAEGLLQIAADDDEARAIGDAIATFRYPSDYVLPVTAEQASAHAGMPLAHGGWFFPRGGWIDPASLCAAQIAAAGDLLERRFGVEVARLERSGDQWSVFDVAGNVVARAPVVIVASAHEAARIAGLRYAPTRSIRGQLTLLPPGAVERVALPVIGEGYAVPLANGVTLTGATYELDDPDTSLRADGHLENIERVAQMLPAFCRAIDTARPDLPSGFEGRVAFRCVTSDRMPMIGQLADETASARDAARLRGAWPLDLPRVDGLYGAFAYGSRGLVWAALGAELIASQLEGEPWPLERDLAEDIDPARFLLRALRQGAVS, encoded by the coding sequence ATGACCGATCCGCTGATCCCGGCTGTCGTCGCTTTTCGCGATAACGGTAGCCCGTTTTCGCCGCTGTACGACGATATCTATCACAGCGCCGTCGGCGCACTCGAACAGGCTCATTACGTTTTTCTGCGCGGCAACGGGCTGCCCGAACGATGGCAGGGACGGCGCGCGTTCACCGTGCTCGAAACCGGCTTCGGCATCGGCATCAACTTTCTCGTGACGTGGGCTGCGTGGCGCGCGGACCCGTCGCGCGGCGAGCGGCTGCATTTCGTCTCGACGGAGAAGCATCCGTTCAGCGCCACCGATCTGCGCCAACTCCATGCGGCGACGCTATCCGACCCACTGATCGCGTCACTCGCCGATACGCTCGCAACCGCGTGGCCGATGCTCGTGCCCGGCACCCATCGGCTCGAATTCGACGACGGCCGCGTCGTGCTCACGCTGATCTTCGGCGATGGGACCGAGACCTTGCCGACGTTGCGACTGCGTGCCGACGCGTTCTATCTGGATGGCTTCTCGCCGGCAAAGAATCCGGACTTGTGGAGCCCGACGATTTTCAAATCGCTCGCGCGTGTCGCGGGTGAGGACGCGACGTTTGCGACCTACAGCAGCGCCGGCGACGTGAAACGCGCGTTGACGCAATGCGGCTTCGAGTATCGCAAGGTCAATGGTTTCGGCTGGAAACGGGCGATGCTGGTCGGCCGCTTCGCACCGCGTTGGCGCGTGCGCCGCTACGAACCACCCGCGCCGTTCGCGCATGACGAACGGCATGCGGTCGTGATCGGTGCCGGGCTCGCCGGCTGCGCGATCATCGAGCGGCTTGCGGCGCGCGGCTGGCGGGTGACGTCGCTCGAACGGCATGCATCGGTCGCGCAGGATGCGTCGGGCAATCCGGCCGGCGTATTCCACCCGATGATTTCGCGCGACGACAGCGTTGCGTCGCGCGTCACGCGCGCGGGTTTCCTGTACGCGCTCAATCGCTGGGCCGCGCTCGAGCGAGCCGGCCATCGGCTGACGCGCGGCGCGGAAGGTTTGCTGCAGATCGCCGCGGACGATGACGAAGCGCGCGCAATCGGCGACGCCATCGCCACGTTCCGCTATCCATCCGACTATGTGTTACCCGTCACCGCCGAGCAAGCCAGTGCGCACGCCGGCATGCCGCTTGCGCATGGCGGCTGGTTCTTTCCACGCGGCGGCTGGATCGACCCGGCGTCGTTGTGCGCGGCGCAAATCGCGGCGGCAGGTGATCTGCTTGAACGGCGCTTCGGCGTCGAAGTCGCGCGGCTCGAACGTTCCGGTGATCAGTGGAGCGTCTTCGATGTCGCCGGCAATGTGGTTGCGCGGGCACCGGTCGTGATCGTCGCGAGCGCGCACGAAGCTGCCCGCATCGCCGGATTGCGCTACGCGCCGACGCGCAGTATTCGCGGCCAGTTGACGTTGCTGCCGCCCGGCGCGGTCGAACGCGTCGCGCTGCCGGTAATCGGCGAAGGCTATGCGGTGCCGCTCGCAAACGGCGTGACGCTCACGGGCGCGACCTATGAACTCGATGATCCCGACACGTCGTTGCGCGCCGACGGTCACCTGGAAAATATCGAGCGCGTCGCGCAGATGTTGCCGGCGTTCTGTCGCGCGATCGATACGGCACGGCCGGATCTGCCCAGCGGCTTCGAGGGCCGCGTCGCCTTCCGCTGCGTGACCAGCGACCGCATGCCGATGATTGGCCAGCTCGCCGACGAAACCGCGTCCGCTCGCGATGCCGCGCGCTTGCGTGGTGCGTGGCCGCTCGATCTGCCGCGCGTCGACGGTCTGTACGGCGCCTTCGCGTATGGATCGCGCGGTCTCGTGTGGGCCGCGCTCGGCGCCGAGCTGATTGCCTCGCAACTGGAAGGCGAGCCGTGGCCGCTCGAACGTGATCTTGCCGAGGACATCGACCCTGCACGTTTTCTGCTGCGGGCATTGCGGCAAGGCGCAGTCAGTTAA
- a CDS encoding cation:proton antiporter: MNSAFSFFPAWPLSPDAIFWAGLALLAAGLCGELCYRAWRLPRISGYAVIGLVAGAAGSGVIDADSASAARPLLDVALGLLLFELGGRLDLRWIRRNPWLILSSIAESTLTFILVLPVLLFLHVPLMVAMVLAAIAMATSPAMVIQLKTELRAEGQVTQRLLTLTALNSMYAVVIEKLVSSWLHQEVYGNVFATILQPLYLLVGSLVLAYLLARTCTFFYRRLNMQDEHSFVALFGLVLLAIAVAHLFKLSTILALLAAGIIVKNLEARPQLWPQHFGTAGWLLTVILFVLTLTSFEWQHIALGGVAALGLIVARLIAKLVGVLAFAKPSGLNWKQGVALGLSLSPMSALAYLLVDDTYNLYPNFDPQLRAIVMCSIVVLQILAPWLVYRSLALVAERREE, encoded by the coding sequence ATGAATTCGGCGTTTTCGTTTTTTCCAGCATGGCCGCTTTCACCCGACGCCATCTTCTGGGCGGGTCTTGCATTGCTTGCCGCCGGTCTGTGCGGCGAACTCTGTTATCGCGCGTGGCGTCTGCCGCGTATTTCCGGTTATGCGGTGATCGGCCTCGTGGCGGGCGCGGCCGGCTCCGGCGTGATCGATGCGGATTCCGCGAGCGCCGCGCGGCCGCTGCTCGATGTCGCGCTCGGTCTGCTGCTGTTCGAACTCGGCGGCCGGCTCGATCTGCGCTGGATTCGCCGTAATCCGTGGCTGATTCTGTCGAGCATTGCCGAATCGACGCTCACGTTCATACTCGTTTTGCCGGTTCTGCTGTTTCTGCATGTGCCGCTGATGGTAGCGATGGTGCTCGCGGCAATCGCAATGGCGACGTCGCCCGCGATGGTGATCCAGCTGAAAACCGAATTGCGCGCGGAAGGCCAGGTCACGCAACGTCTGCTAACGCTGACCGCGCTCAACAGCATGTACGCGGTGGTGATCGAAAAGCTCGTGTCGAGCTGGCTGCACCAGGAGGTTTACGGCAACGTATTCGCGACGATCCTGCAACCGCTGTATCTGCTGGTCGGTTCGCTGGTGCTCGCGTATCTGCTCGCGCGGACCTGCACGTTTTTCTATCGCCGTCTGAACATGCAGGACGAGCATTCGTTCGTCGCGCTGTTCGGTCTCGTGCTGCTCGCGATCGCGGTCGCGCATCTGTTCAAGCTGTCGACGATCCTCGCGCTGCTTGCCGCCGGCATCATCGTCAAGAATCTCGAAGCGCGTCCGCAGTTGTGGCCGCAACACTTCGGCACGGCCGGCTGGCTGCTCACGGTGATCCTGTTCGTGCTGACGCTGACTTCGTTCGAATGGCAGCACATCGCGCTCGGCGGAGTCGCGGCGCTGGGCCTGATTGTTGCGCGTCTCATCGCGAAACTGGTCGGCGTCCTCGCGTTCGCGAAGCCGAGTGGTCTGAACTGGAAGCAGGGGGTGGCGCTCGGCCTGTCGTTATCGCCGATGTCGGCGCTCGCCTATCTGCTGGTCGACGACACGTACAACCTGTATCCGAATTTCGATCCGCAATTGCGCGCGATCGTCATGTGTTCGATTGTCGTGCTGCAGATTCTCGCGCCGTGGCTCGTGTATCGCAGCCTCGCGCTTGTCGCCGAACGGCGCGAAGAGTAA
- a CDS encoding lytic transglycosylase domain-containing protein — protein sequence MKRQFVTVAATLALLAAAGSARADCFDEAAKYQKVNPLILRAIAWQESHNRPDAQHKNANGSIDYGVMQINSIHLPVLAQYGISQGTLMEPCKNVYIAAWHLRRQMNKYGNTWQAVGAYHSETPALRDKYAQQIVAILRSWKLMPAR from the coding sequence ATGAAACGCCAGTTCGTCACCGTCGCCGCCACCCTCGCGCTGCTCGCAGCAGCCGGGTCAGCACGCGCCGACTGTTTCGACGAAGCGGCGAAGTATCAGAAGGTCAATCCGCTGATCCTTCGCGCGATTGCCTGGCAGGAATCGCACAATCGGCCGGATGCGCAGCACAAGAACGCGAACGGTTCGATCGATTACGGCGTGATGCAGATCAACTCGATCCATCTACCGGTGCTCGCTCAATATGGGATCTCGCAGGGCACGCTGATGGAGCCGTGCAAGAACGTCTATATCGCCGCGTGGCATCTGCGTCGCCAGATGAACAAATATGGCAACACGTGGCAGGCGGTCGGTGCATACCACTCGGAAACACCGGCGCTGCGCGACAAGTACGCGCAGCAGATCGTCGCGATTCTGCGCAGCTGGAAACTGATGCCGGCGCGCTAG
- a CDS encoding HU family DNA-binding protein, whose translation MNKQELIDAVAGQTGASKAQTGETLDTLLEVIKKAVSKGEAVQLIGFGSFGSGKRAARTGRNPKTGETIKIPAAKTVKFTAGKAFKDSVNKR comes from the coding sequence ATGAACAAACAGGAACTGATCGACGCTGTCGCAGGACAGACGGGCGCCAGCAAGGCTCAAACCGGCGAAACGCTGGACACGTTGCTTGAAGTGATCAAGAAGGCTGTGTCGAAGGGTGAAGCGGTCCAGTTGATCGGCTTCGGTAGTTTTGGTTCGGGCAAGCGCGCAGCGCGCACGGGTCGCAATCCGAAAACCGGCGAAACTATCAAGATCCCGGCAGCCAAGACCGTGAAGTTCACGGCAGGCAAGGCGTTCAAGGACTCCGTCAACAAGCGCTAA
- the gspE gene encoding type II secretion system ATPase GspE yields the protein MTQSSAQSQHTQGADGAAATGERVAPSPLAARLVPYGFARSGQILVAHQHPDSLEVWISERTSDAALAEVARNYGAVSVVRVPADELAQAINTAYARQDGSAAQVVGEVEGEVDLSRLMQDIPEVEDLLESEDDAPIIRMINALLTQAAREQASDIHIEPFENASVVRFRVDGTLRDVVRPKKALHGALISRIKIMAQLDIAEKRLPQDGRITLRVGGRPVDVRVSTLPTGHGERAVLRLLEKDATRLNLEALGMGADTLGKFDKLIGKPHGIVLVTGPTGSGKTTTLYASMSRLETATTNIMTVEDPIEYDLSGIGQTQVNERIGMTFARALRSILRQDPDVIMIGEIRDLETAQIAVQASLTGHLVLATLHTNDAASAVTRLTDMGVEPYLLASSLLGVLAQRLVRRLCPHCKEERTEEDGRKRWHPVGCDRCGHSGYAGRRGVYELLLIDETIRTLIHRNAADAEILEAGRAEGMHTLREDSERWLDSGLTSLEEVIRVTGGA from the coding sequence GTGACGCAGTCGTCCGCGCAATCGCAGCACACGCAAGGTGCCGATGGGGCCGCCGCGACGGGCGAGCGCGTCGCGCCCTCGCCGCTCGCCGCGCGGCTCGTGCCGTACGGCTTTGCGCGCAGCGGTCAGATTCTCGTCGCGCATCAGCACCCCGATAGTCTCGAAGTCTGGATCAGCGAGCGCACGAGTGATGCCGCGCTTGCCGAAGTCGCGCGCAATTACGGCGCGGTATCGGTCGTGCGCGTGCCCGCCGACGAACTCGCGCAGGCGATCAATACTGCGTACGCGCGCCAGGATGGCAGCGCGGCGCAGGTGGTCGGCGAAGTGGAAGGCGAAGTCGATCTGTCGCGTCTGATGCAGGACATCCCCGAGGTCGAGGATCTGCTCGAATCGGAAGACGACGCGCCGATCATCCGCATGATCAACGCGCTGCTCACACAAGCGGCGCGCGAGCAGGCATCGGATATTCATATCGAACCGTTCGAGAATGCGTCGGTGGTGCGCTTCCGTGTCGACGGTACGCTGCGTGATGTCGTGCGGCCGAAAAAAGCACTGCACGGCGCGCTGATCTCGCGGATCAAGATCATGGCGCAGCTCGATATCGCGGAGAAGCGTCTGCCGCAGGATGGTCGTATCACGCTGCGCGTCGGCGGCCGTCCGGTCGACGTGCGGGTATCGACACTGCCGACCGGTCACGGCGAGCGCGCGGTGCTGCGTCTGTTGGAAAAGGATGCGACGCGGCTCAATCTCGAAGCTCTCGGCATGGGCGCCGACACGCTCGGCAAGTTCGACAAGCTGATCGGCAAGCCGCACGGCATCGTGCTCGTCACAGGCCCGACCGGCTCGGGTAAAACGACCACGCTATACGCGTCGATGTCGCGGCTCGAAACGGCAACGACCAACATCATGACGGTCGAAGATCCGATCGAATACGACCTGTCGGGCATTGGCCAGACTCAGGTCAACGAGCGGATCGGCATGACCTTCGCGCGCGCGTTGCGCTCGATTCTGCGTCAGGACCCGGACGTGATCATGATCGGCGAAATCCGCGACCTCGAAACCGCGCAGATCGCGGTGCAGGCGTCGCTGACCGGTCACCTGGTGCTCGCGACGCTGCACACGAACGATGCGGCCTCGGCCGTTACGCGTCTGACCGATATGGGCGTCGAGCCGTATCTGCTCGCGTCATCGCTGCTCGGCGTGCTCGCGCAGCGGCTGGTGCGGCGTCTGTGTCCGCACTGCAAGGAAGAACGTACCGAGGAAGACGGTCGCAAGCGCTGGCATCCGGTCGGTTGCGATCGCTGCGGTCATTCCGGTTATGCAGGACGTCGCGGCGTGTACGAACTGCTGCTGATCGACGAAACGATTCGCACGCTGATCCATCGCAACGCGGCGGACGCGGAAATTCTCGAAGCCGGCCGCGCGGAAGGTATGCATACGTTGCGTGAAGATTCGGAGCGCTGGCTCGATTCGGGACTGACGTCGCTCGAAGAAGTGATACGCGTGACGGGCGGAGCATAA